The Sneathiella limimaris region TTCAAGGTCAGGACCTGATTAACTTCCGGCAGGCCCATTTCCCAAGGTACACCTGCATATTTAACAGATGTTTGCGGGCTTGCGCCTGTACCGCCGGAGTTGCCGGAGATCATGATGACATCGGCTTTCGCCTTCGCAACACCGGCAGCCACGGTTCCGATACCAGCTTCAGCAACTAGCTTCACGCAAACCCGGGCTTCTGGATTAATCTGCTTCAAATCGTAGATCAGCTGAGCCAAATCCTCGATCGAATAGATATCATGATGCGGTGGCGGAGAAATCAAGGTCACACCCGGTGTGGAGTTTCGAAGCTTGGCAATCATCTCCGAAACCTTAAATCCAGGCAGCTGTCCACCTTCACCAGGTTTTGCACCCTGTGCGACCTTAATCTCAATTTCCTCACAGTTATTGAGATATTCGGCGGTTACACCGAAACGGCCTGACGCGATCTGCTTAATGGCAGAGTTGGCATTATCCCCGTTTGGACGTGGCGTGAAACGCGCAACATCTTCGCCGCCCTCACCGCTATCAGACTTCGCGCCGATGCGGTTCATCGCAATCGCAAGAGTTTCATGCGCTTCTTTTGAAAGCGCGCCCAAGCTCATTGCACCTGTCACAAAACGCTTCCGAATTTCTGTGATACTCTCCACCTCATCGATCGGAATTGGTGCCCGATCAGATTTGAAGTCTAGAAGATCACGCAGATTAACAGGCGGTAGCGACTGCTGCCCTTTGCTGTATTTTTTATACAGAGAATAACTATCTTTCTCGACTGCGGTTTGCAGCAGATGGATGAGCTCTCCGTCAAACGAGTGAACTTCACCGCTCGCCCGGTTCCGGTAAAGGCCGCCGATTGGCAAGGCAATCACATCTTCCTGATATGCTTTCTGATGTTGACTGATTACCATCTGCTGAATACCGGGAAGTCCAATCCCAGAAAGACGGGATGGCATGCCTGGGAAAAATTCAGCGACCAGCGCACGGGATAGACCAACAGCCTCAAAGTTATAACCACCGCGATAGGAGCTCAAAACTGAGATCCCCATTTTAGACATGACTTTCAAAAGTCCCTTGTCCACGGCTTTCTTAAAGTTATTGAGGCACGTTTCCAGATCCTTACCTGGGAACAAGTTCCGCTCAAACCGATCAGCAATGCTTTCCTGCAACAGATATGGGTTGATGGTTGTCGCACCCACACCAATCAAAACAGCAAAAAATTGAACATCCAGACACTCTGCAGTTCGAATGTTGACAGATGTGAATGTCCTGAGACCCTCATTCACCAAATGTGTATGAACGCCACCAGCCGCCAAAATGCTTGGAATTGGTGCCCGGCTGTCATTGGCCTCAAGGTCACTCAGGATCAAATGAGCACATCCACCGCGAACCGCAGTTTCCGCCTCATCCCGGATCCGACGCAATGCATCAGACAAAGCGTTCTTCCCGCCCTTAATGTCAAATGTACAGTCAATGACCTGGCAATCGTTACCCATATAACGCTGCATGGCTTCAAATTCGCCACTCGTGAGAATTGGGCTTTCCAGCGACAGAATTTCAGCCTGACTTGGATCTTCATCCAGAATGTTATTGAGGTTACCAAGCCGGGTTTTCAGCGTCATAACCGCCCGCTCCCGCAAGCTATCGATCGGCGGATTGGTGACTTGAGAGAAACGCTGGCGGAAATAATGGTGAAGGCCGCGGTATTTCTTGGAAAGAACAGCAAGAGGCGTGTCATCACCCATGGATCCTACAGCTTCGTTTCCGTCCTCCGCCATTGGCTGCAAGATTAGTTCCAGATCCTCAATACTCCAACCGGCACCCATCTGGCGCTGGCGAAGTTCCTTGCGATCAAATTTCCGCTCCTCTTTAACGTCGGAAAGCGTTCCTTCAAGCTCAACAACATTCTCAATCCATTTTTCAAACGGACGAGCGGCAGCCATCTTGTCTTTGAGTTCACGAGACGGATAGAATTTCCCTTTCTTGAGGTCAACACCGATCATCTCGCCTGGACCTACGCGACCTTTACGAACGACATTTAGTTCGTTCACAGGAACCATTCCGGTTTCAGAACCAACAACCAACATGTTGTCCTTAGTCAGAGTATAGCGAAGCGGCCGCAAACCATTCCGGTCCAGACCCGCAATAACCCAACGGCCATCAGTTGCACAAATCGCGGCAGGTCCGTCCCATGGCTCCATCACTGAGTTACAATAAGCATAGAGAGCCTTGTGGCTTTCCGGCATGGATGGCGTATTGGACCAGCTTTCTGGGATCAACATGGTTTTAGACATAGGCGCACTCCGCCCAGCCCGAACCAGAACCTCAAATACCGCATCCAAGGCCGCACTATCAGAACTTCCTGCCTGGATAATTGGCTTCACATCGTCGGAGCGATCCCCAAAAGTTTTGTGGGCCATGCGAATTTCATGGCTTTTCATCCAGTTGATGTTACCGCGAATAGTATTGATTTCACCGTTATGGGCGAGAACGCGGAATGGCTGCGCTAAGTGCCATGTCGGGAAAGTGTTTGTAGAATACCGCTGATGATAAATCGCAAAGTTGGACACGAAGCGTTCGTCCAGCAAATCCGGGTAGAAGGAGGAGAGCTGCTCTGCCAGGAACATACCTTTGTAGATGATGGACCGGCAAGACAGGGTACAAACGTAAAATCCCGTAATATGCGCGTTAAGAACAGCTTTCTCGATCCGGCGGCGGATCACATAAAGCTCCCGCTCAAACGTATCATCATCCACACCCCGGTTATTCGCGATCATGATCTGCTCAATTTCCGGGCGGGTCGCATTTGCTTTTTCGCCAATAATACCGGCATTTACCGGAACCTGACGCCAACCGTAGATGTAGTACCCAAATTTCAAAATTTCAGATTCCACAATCGTCCGGCAAGTTTCCTGGGCGTCAAAATCGGTTCGTGGCAAGAAAATCATGCCAACAGCCAGTTTCCCATCCAGTGGTTCATGACCGGTGCGGGCGATATGCTCTTTAAAGAAATCCTGAGGGATCTGGACATGGATGCCACAGCCGTCACCGGTTTTCCCGTCTGCATCGACAGCGCCTCGGTGCCAAACGGCCTTCAGGGCATCAATACCTGCAACAACCACTTTACGGCTGGGAGTTCCGTCCATGGCAGCCACGAGGCCAACACCACAGTTGTCATGTTCTTCAGACGGATCATACATGCCATTTTCAGCAAGATAAGTGGCATTATCGGTCCATGATTTTACAAAGTCTTCACCAGACTGAATTGAGTTATCTTTTTTCATCATTTACCTCTCACTTACCTTAGGACGCCTGAGCCAGTTTTGCGGCTTTTTGCAAATACTGGTGAATGGATGCTGCGGCATCCCGACCATCCCGAATTGCCCAGACCACGAGGGATGCCCCCCGAACGATATCG contains the following coding sequences:
- the gltB gene encoding glutamate synthase large subunit, whose product is MMKKDNSIQSGEDFVKSWTDNATYLAENGMYDPSEEHDNCGVGLVAAMDGTPSRKVVVAGIDALKAVWHRGAVDADGKTGDGCGIHVQIPQDFFKEHIARTGHEPLDGKLAVGMIFLPRTDFDAQETCRTIVESEILKFGYYIYGWRQVPVNAGIIGEKANATRPEIEQIMIANNRGVDDDTFERELYVIRRRIEKAVLNAHITGFYVCTLSCRSIIYKGMFLAEQLSSFYPDLLDERFVSNFAIYHQRYSTNTFPTWHLAQPFRVLAHNGEINTIRGNINWMKSHEIRMAHKTFGDRSDDVKPIIQAGSSDSAALDAVFEVLVRAGRSAPMSKTMLIPESWSNTPSMPESHKALYAYCNSVMEPWDGPAAICATDGRWVIAGLDRNGLRPLRYTLTKDNMLVVGSETGMVPVNELNVVRKGRVGPGEMIGVDLKKGKFYPSRELKDKMAAARPFEKWIENVVELEGTLSDVKEERKFDRKELRQRQMGAGWSIEDLELILQPMAEDGNEAVGSMGDDTPLAVLSKKYRGLHHYFRQRFSQVTNPPIDSLRERAVMTLKTRLGNLNNILDEDPSQAEILSLESPILTSGEFEAMQRYMGNDCQVIDCTFDIKGGKNALSDALRRIRDEAETAVRGGCAHLILSDLEANDSRAPIPSILAAGGVHTHLVNEGLRTFTSVNIRTAECLDVQFFAVLIGVGATTINPYLLQESIADRFERNLFPGKDLETCLNNFKKAVDKGLLKVMSKMGISVLSSYRGGYNFEAVGLSRALVAEFFPGMPSRLSGIGLPGIQQMVISQHQKAYQEDVIALPIGGLYRNRASGEVHSFDGELIHLLQTAVEKDSYSLYKKYSKGQQSLPPVNLRDLLDFKSDRAPIPIDEVESITEIRKRFVTGAMSLGALSKEAHETLAIAMNRIGAKSDSGEGGEDVARFTPRPNGDNANSAIKQIASGRFGVTAEYLNNCEEIEIKVAQGAKPGEGGQLPGFKVSEMIAKLRNSTPGVTLISPPPHHDIYSIEDLAQLIYDLKQINPEARVCVKLVAEAGIGTVAAGVAKAKADVIMISGNSGGTGASPQTSVKYAGVPWEMGLPEVNQVLTLNKLRHSVLLRVDGGMKTGRDIVISAMMGGEEYGLGTGALVALGCILVRQCHSNTCPVGICTQDEELIKKYEGTADKVVNLFSFLAEEVREILASLGYRSLEEIIGRSNLLTQVSRGAAHLDDLDLNPLLAEADAGDNPRVCTNVGPVPVPETLDAQMIMDAANVFNKGGEKRQLAYSIRNTHRAIGTKLSSQIVRTFGMTGLEPGHITVRLRGSAGQSLGAFAVQGLKLEVLGDANDYCGKGLSGGTIVVRPMTSSPITWNENTIIGNTVLYGATSGYLYAAGQAGERYAVRNSGAISVIEGCGTNGCEYMTGGKVVILGEVGSNFAAGMTGGMAFIYDENNVLPGNINEESVIYQRLQSSHWEAELKALVEDHYTMTGSPMAERLLAHWDMERGHFWLVCPKEMINKLEHPLSDDEALETA